Proteins from a genomic interval of Chroococcidiopsis thermalis PCC 7203:
- a CDS encoding DUF2231 domain-containing protein, translated as MFKYLPPLNEHNLPYPDTIHPIVVHFAIAMVLFAVFCDLLGYFTKNSKLYEVSWWNLTFATVSIFIAIIFGQIEAGLAEPYAASVSTLNAHTILGWSLSGILAVVTAWRYVIRLQERPQLPLPYLAASVLLVGLVCIQTYLGSLLVWVYGLHTIPVVEAIRGGIL; from the coding sequence GTGTTTAAGTATCTTCCGCCTCTCAACGAGCATAACCTTCCTTATCCCGATACCATTCACCCAATCGTGGTGCATTTCGCGATCGCTATGGTGCTGTTTGCAGTATTTTGCGATCTCCTGGGGTATTTCACCAAAAATTCCAAATTGTATGAAGTCAGTTGGTGGAATCTGACCTTCGCAACAGTTTCGATCTTCATTGCAATTATTTTTGGACAAATTGAGGCAGGTCTGGCAGAACCTTACGCTGCATCTGTTTCAACGCTGAATGCTCATACAATTTTGGGCTGGTCGCTCTCAGGAATTCTAGCAGTCGTCACCGCATGGCGCTACGTGATCCGGTTGCAGGAAAGACCGCAGCTACCCCTTCCTTATCTCGCAGCGAGCGTGCTGCTAGTTGGGCTAGTTTGTATTCAGACATACCTGGGCAGCTTACTCGTGTGGGTCTATGGCTTGCATACGATTCCTGTCGTAGAGGCAATCAGAGGAGGTATATTATGA
- a CDS encoding universal stress protein, whose translation MSWLQKDRVLVPIDFSEESFAALSPAREFVKDASHLYVLHVLSHLHPAEPGAMWNTLDDRSRQQHVKETLNKRFKASEFEGVHIGVAVGDPSSEILDYAKEINADLIVIPSHGKTGLSRFFLGSVAERVIRYAHCPVVVLKKN comes from the coding sequence ATGAGTTGGTTACAGAAAGACCGAGTTTTAGTTCCGATCGATTTTTCAGAAGAGTCTTTTGCGGCACTATCTCCAGCGCGAGAATTTGTGAAGGATGCAAGTCATTTATATGTTCTGCACGTTCTGTCTCACCTGCATCCAGCTGAACCTGGGGCGATGTGGAATACTTTAGACGATCGCTCGCGCCAGCAGCACGTAAAAGAGACTTTGAACAAACGATTTAAAGCTTCGGAGTTTGAAGGAGTTCATATTGGCGTTGCTGTTGGCGACCCCAGTTCGGAGATTCTCGACTATGCTAAGGAGATTAATGCCGATTTAATTGTGATTCCATCGCATGGCAAAACTGGCTTGAGTCGATTTTTTCTCGGTTCAGTAGCAGAACGAGTGATTCGCTATGCTCATTGTCCTGTGGTGGTGTTGAAAAAAAATTAG
- a CDS encoding cytochrome c oxidase subunit II: MMKLRAILIMTVYAILVAMTSLWMAKQSYSWFPPEAAAEAKLLDDLFSLFTGLGTFIYLGVIGPFLYSLVFHRASKYDMSDGPPIEGNTWLEIIWTAVPLVLVLTLSFVSYRTYEKMAVRGPMELVHLHMPQMMQPAYAEPFDSKPQQEIQNAVETAPIEQIDVTAKQWAWIFHYPKQDITSTELHLPVDRRVRFTLRSQDVLHGFYIPAFRLKQDVVPNHEIDFELTPVKTGTYRLRDSMFSGTYFAANQADVVVQPFNEYQQWLADAAAGSPTPAFNRAAFEYSRANDRSGTTKDKVAVRGWDTIPPASPPVVNYAPKHEPNSPPA; this comes from the coding sequence ATGATGAAACTTCGTGCAATTCTAATAATGACGGTCTATGCCATCCTGGTCGCTATGACAAGCTTGTGGATGGCGAAGCAATCCTATTCTTGGTTTCCGCCAGAAGCAGCAGCAGAAGCAAAGTTGCTAGACGATCTATTCAGTCTCTTTACTGGGTTAGGCACATTCATTTACTTAGGTGTAATTGGACCTTTCCTTTACTCGTTGGTTTTTCATCGAGCCAGTAAGTATGACATGAGCGATGGTCCCCCGATAGAAGGCAACACCTGGCTGGAAATTATTTGGACGGCAGTACCATTAGTTTTGGTGTTAACACTTTCCTTTGTGAGCTATCGGACTTACGAAAAAATGGCGGTGCGGGGTCCGATGGAACTGGTACACTTGCATATGCCTCAGATGATGCAGCCTGCTTACGCCGAACCCTTTGACAGCAAGCCTCAGCAGGAAATTCAGAATGCAGTAGAAACCGCTCCCATCGAGCAAATTGACGTGACCGCTAAGCAATGGGCATGGATTTTCCATTATCCAAAACAGGATATCACCAGCACTGAGTTACATTTACCAGTCGATCGCCGCGTGCGATTTACGTTGCGATCGCAGGATGTGTTGCACGGCTTTTACATTCCGGCATTTCGCCTGAAGCAAGATGTCGTTCCTAACCACGAAATCGATTTTGAACTGACTCCTGTGAAAACTGGAACCTATCGCCTGCGCGATTCGATGTTTAGCGGGACTTACTTTGCCGCAAATCAAGCAGATGTCGTCGTTCAGCCATTCAACGAATATCAACAATGGCTTGCCGATGCTGCCGCTGGGTCGCCCACACCTGCCTTTAATCGGGCTGCTTTTGAGTACAGCCGAGCCAACGATCGCTCTGGGACAACGAAAGACAAGGTAGCCGTTCGCGGTTGGGACACTATCCCACCTGCATCGCCACCTGTAGTAAATTATGCCCCTAAGCACGAACCGAATAGTCCACCTGCCTGA
- a CDS encoding GMC oxidoreductase: protein MIIDDQYYDVIIVGTGAGGGTLARKLASTGKKILLLDRGELIHRESSELVDTEVFKKEQFHAPEPWYDNAGEPFYPQTYYAVGGNTKIWSGVLQRMRERDFEQVQHQGGVSPAWALKYQDFEPYYTEAEKLYQVHGKIEDDPTEPPHSQAYPFGEVAHEPMVQHIGDTLSQQGLHPVHLPLGLGNRGRTDAEDTGVSPILNSENVTLKTSAQVVCLHTNPSGSQIKAVEAKIGEQSYLFLGNIVVLACGAVNSAALLLRSANEKHPDGIANGSGQVGRNLMKQLLSVVVQLTSTANSGSFSRTLGLNDFYWGDKDFPYPMGHVQNSGGIFQDVIFAEAPPILSALSRLMPSFGLRQLATHSIGWWLKTEDLPDPNNRVRYVGDKLRIDYTANNVEAHDRLVYRWVDVLKSVEQSQPNVFNRTTHPRSDMPVQVVAHQCGTCRFGEDPATSVLDLNCRSHEVQNLYVVDSSFFPSHASVSPGLTVIANALRVGDRLIEQLK from the coding sequence ATGATAATTGACGACCAATACTATGACGTAATTATTGTTGGTACGGGTGCAGGCGGCGGGACGCTGGCGCGCAAGCTGGCATCAACTGGTAAAAAGATCTTGCTGCTCGATCGCGGAGAACTGATCCATCGTGAAAGTTCGGAGTTGGTCGATACAGAAGTTTTTAAAAAAGAGCAATTTCACGCGCCAGAACCCTGGTACGACAACGCAGGAGAACCGTTTTATCCGCAAACGTATTATGCAGTTGGTGGCAATACAAAAATCTGGAGTGGCGTTTTGCAGCGAATGCGCGAACGTGATTTTGAGCAAGTACAGCATCAGGGTGGGGTTTCTCCGGCATGGGCGTTGAAATATCAGGACTTTGAGCCTTACTACACCGAAGCTGAGAAGTTGTATCAAGTACACGGTAAAATCGAAGATGACCCCACTGAGCCACCCCATAGCCAAGCCTATCCTTTTGGGGAAGTTGCTCATGAGCCGATGGTGCAACATATTGGTGACACTCTTTCTCAGCAGGGGTTGCATCCCGTTCATTTGCCGCTAGGGTTGGGCAATCGCGGTAGAACCGATGCTGAAGACACCGGAGTTAGCCCCATCCTCAACAGCGAAAACGTGACGCTTAAAACCTCTGCTCAGGTTGTTTGTCTGCATACCAACCCATCAGGATCTCAGATTAAAGCAGTTGAAGCAAAAATTGGCGAACAGTCCTATTTATTTTTAGGCAATATTGTAGTGCTTGCCTGTGGTGCTGTGAACTCGGCGGCATTGCTGCTGCGGTCTGCCAACGAAAAACACCCTGATGGAATTGCAAATGGCTCCGGTCAGGTGGGGCGAAATTTGATGAAACAACTGCTGTCGGTTGTGGTGCAGTTAACCTCTACCGCTAATTCTGGGTCGTTTTCCCGCACGCTAGGGCTAAACGATTTTTATTGGGGAGATAAAGATTTTCCGTATCCGATGGGTCACGTACAAAACTCCGGTGGCATTTTTCAAGATGTCATTTTTGCCGAAGCACCACCAATTTTATCGGCATTATCTAGGCTGATGCCAAGTTTCGGCTTGCGACAGTTGGCAACTCATTCAATCGGTTGGTGGTTGAAAACAGAAGATTTGCCCGATCCCAACAATCGCGTTCGCTATGTGGGAGACAAACTGCGAATTGATTACACGGCGAATAATGTAGAAGCGCACGATCGCCTAGTATATCGTTGGGTTGATGTATTAAAAAGCGTCGAGCAGTCTCAGCCCAATGTCTTTAACCGCACGACCCATCCGCGCAGCGATATGCCCGTACAAGTTGTAGCTCATCAGTGCGGCACTTGTCGGTTTGGGGAAGATCCGGCAACATCGGTATTGGATCTAAACTGTCGCAGCCACGAAGTGCAAAATCTCTATGTCGTAGACAGCAGTTTTTTCCCTTCTCACGCCAGTGTTAGTCCTGGCTTGACTGTCATTGCAAATGCTTTGCGGGTTGGCGATCGCTTAATCGAGCAGTTGAAGTAA
- a CDS encoding DUF2231 domain-containing protein has product MNPDLLEQWGSLGVNGLPYPIPIHPNLVHLTLGLFIVAIAFDIVGVLFPVEKAVFKFLAIPVTRSALFDVGWYNLLASAIVTFFTVMAGVFEVALAVPLADVTSAWGLHALETMILHGVGGVMILTLIVGMTVWRGFQRYQWRKDMARQVQWSYLAAGLFVFALMFVQGTLGAHLGAEFGIHVTADQMLHLGENPNQL; this is encoded by the coding sequence ATGAATCCAGACTTACTGGAACAGTGGGGTAGCTTGGGAGTTAATGGGTTGCCCTACCCAATTCCCATCCATCCCAATCTGGTGCATCTAACGCTAGGGTTATTCATTGTAGCGATCGCCTTTGACATTGTAGGGGTACTGTTTCCCGTCGAGAAAGCAGTTTTTAAGTTTCTAGCAATTCCCGTTACCCGCTCGGCGCTGTTTGATGTCGGTTGGTATAACCTTTTAGCATCGGCGATCGTGACCTTTTTTACGGTTATGGCTGGTGTGTTTGAAGTTGCTTTGGCTGTACCGCTAGCGGATGTCACCAGTGCCTGGGGGCTTCATGCCTTGGAAACGATGATTCTACACGGTGTAGGGGGGGTGATGATTTTGACCTTAATCGTGGGAATGACCGTTTGGCGAGGCTTTCAACGCTATCAGTGGCGCAAAGACATGGCAAGACAGGTACAGTGGAGTTATCTCGCTGCTGGTTTATTTGTTTTTGCTCTGATGTTTGTGCAGGGAACGCTGGGCGCACATCTGGGTGCCGAATTTGGCATTCACGTCACAGCGGATCAAATGCTGCACTTAGGCGAAAATCCCAATCAACTCTAG
- a CDS encoding cytochrome c oxidase subunit 3, whose translation MTAERAIAQDTEANVRQHQEHDAAGNSKFGFIVFLLSESVIFLSFFTGYIVYKTTTLDWYPPGVTGLETRDPFINTLVLVSSSFVIYVAERYLHDQKLWGFRLFLLATMAMGSYFLFGQAVEWRSLPFSYQSGLFGGTFFLLTGFHGLHVLTGILLQTLMLGRSFIPGNYDNGYFGVEATSLFWHFVDVIWIVLYTLIYVWQ comes from the coding sequence ATGACAGCAGAAAGAGCGATCGCGCAAGATACTGAAGCTAACGTTCGACAGCACCAGGAGCATGACGCAGCAGGCAATAGTAAGTTTGGCTTTATCGTGTTTCTGCTGTCGGAAAGTGTCATTTTCCTGAGCTTCTTTACGGGTTACATTGTCTACAAAACCACTACCCTAGACTGGTATCCACCAGGTGTGACTGGCTTGGAAACCAGAGATCCATTCATTAATACGCTCGTGCTGGTATCCAGTAGCTTTGTCATCTACGTGGCTGAGCGTTATTTACACGATCAAAAACTGTGGGGCTTTCGCCTATTTCTGTTAGCTACTATGGCGATGGGTAGCTATTTCCTCTTTGGGCAAGCTGTGGAATGGCGCAGTTTACCATTTAGCTACCAGTCGGGTTTGTTCGGTGGTACGTTCTTTTTATTAACTGGATTTCATGGCTTGCACGTTCTCACCGGAATTCTGCTGCAAACATTAATGTTGGGGCGATCGTTTATCCCGGGTAACTACGATAACGGTTATTTTGGTGTTGAAGCAACGTCCTTATTCTGGCACTTTGTCGATGTCATTTGGATCGTGTTGTACACGCTAATTTATGTTTGGCAGTAG
- the ctaD gene encoding cytochrome c oxidase subunit I, translating to MTNISIEAPEAVRGQPYPGAPDNWKRFFTFSTDHKVIGIQYIVTSFFFFLIGGTLSMIMRGELITPDADLVDRTVYNALFTMHGSIMLFMWTFPVLVGLGNYLVPLMIGARDMAFPRLNAVSFWMVPVVGILMLASFLVPGGPSQSGWWAYPPVSLQNPTGNLLNGQVLWILAVAISGVSSIMGGVNFVTTIFKMRAPGMTWFRTPAFVWSVLAAQLIQLYGLPALTGGAIMLLLDLTIGTSFFAPERGGNPILYQHFFWFYSHPAVYVMILPAFGMFSEILPVHARKPLFGYRVIAASSILITVVSGLVWVHHMFASATPSWMRILFMVTSMLVAIPSGIKVFGWVATIWGGKIRFTTPMLFALGGISNWLFAGITGIFLASVPIDIHVNNTYFVVGHFHYVLYGAIVMGIYAGIYHWFPKMTGRMYYEGLGKLHFALTYLGTALTFLPMHPAGLMGMPRRVASYDLEFAYWNVIASIGGFLLGLSTLPFILNMVSSWIRGEKVGNNPWRAYGLEWLTSSPPTVENFEETPLVVSGPYGYGRNQPLVGNIPNPGLTQFPESLTQQQTS from the coding sequence ATGACAAACATCTCGATCGAGGCTCCAGAAGCCGTGCGCGGACAGCCATACCCAGGCGCACCCGATAACTGGAAGCGATTCTTCACCTTCAGCACCGATCACAAAGTCATTGGCATTCAATACATCGTCACATCGTTCTTCTTTTTCCTAATCGGTGGCACGTTGTCGATGATTATGCGGGGCGAACTGATTACCCCCGATGCCGATCTGGTCGATCGCACTGTTTATAACGCGCTGTTCACAATGCATGGCTCGATCATGCTGTTTATGTGGACGTTCCCCGTTTTAGTGGGATTGGGAAATTATCTCGTGCCACTGATGATTGGAGCGCGAGATATGGCATTTCCTCGGCTCAATGCGGTTTCGTTTTGGATGGTTCCTGTAGTAGGCATTCTGATGCTAGCCAGTTTCCTAGTACCAGGAGGTCCATCGCAGTCGGGATGGTGGGCATATCCGCCTGTGAGTTTGCAAAACCCGACTGGCAATCTGCTGAACGGACAGGTGTTATGGATTTTGGCAGTGGCAATTTCGGGGGTATCTTCCATCATGGGTGGGGTGAATTTCGTCACTACCATCTTCAAAATGCGTGCGCCAGGAATGACTTGGTTTAGAACACCTGCCTTTGTCTGGTCGGTGCTGGCAGCACAGTTAATTCAACTGTATGGACTGCCTGCCCTAACTGGAGGGGCAATCATGCTATTGCTCGATCTCACGATCGGCACCAGTTTTTTTGCACCAGAGCGGGGCGGTAATCCCATCTTATACCAACACTTTTTCTGGTTTTACTCCCATCCGGCAGTCTATGTGATGATTCTGCCAGCATTTGGGATGTTTTCCGAAATTCTGCCCGTTCATGCCCGTAAGCCCTTATTCGGCTATCGGGTGATTGCGGCATCATCGATCTTAATTACGGTTGTCAGTGGTTTGGTGTGGGTGCATCACATGTTTGCCAGTGCCACCCCTAGTTGGATGCGGATACTCTTCATGGTGACATCGATGCTGGTTGCCATTCCTTCCGGCATTAAAGTCTTTGGCTGGGTGGCAACGATTTGGGGTGGGAAGATTCGCTTCACCACGCCGATGCTGTTTGCGCTCGGTGGTATTAGTAATTGGTTATTTGCGGGAATTACCGGAATTTTTCTGGCTTCTGTGCCGATCGATATTCACGTCAACAACACTTATTTTGTGGTCGGACATTTCCATTACGTGCTGTATGGCGCGATCGTCATGGGCATTTATGCCGGAATCTATCACTGGTTTCCTAAAATGACCGGACGCATGTATTATGAAGGGCTGGGTAAACTGCACTTTGCCTTGACCTACCTGGGAACGGCGTTAACCTTCCTACCGATGCACCCTGCTGGATTGATGGGAATGCCCCGCCGTGTTGCATCCTACGACCTGGAATTTGCCTACTGGAATGTTATAGCAAGTATTGGCGGTTTTCTGTTGGGGCTGTCTACGCTACCATTTATTCTCAACATGGTGAGTTCTTGGATTCGGGGCGAGAAAGTAGGCAACAATCCCTGGCGGGCATACGGTTTAGAGTGGCTTACCTCTTCACCACCAACCGTGGAAAACTTTGAAGAAACACCGCTTGTGGTTTCGGGTCCCTACGGCTACGGTAGGAACCAACCCTTGGTAGGGAACATTCCCAATCCAGGCTTGACTCAATTTCCTGAATCTCTGACGCAGCAGCAAACATCATGA